The sequence below is a genomic window from Streptomyces sp. NBC_00289.
TACGCGTCGACGACCCGGCGCCGGCGGGGCAGGTCGGCAGCGGGGGCCGGAACGCCCCTGACCCGCCTGCGGGCACGGCTGGCGAGCTGCCGCGCCGCCGCCGGGGTCTTGTCGAGCATCGGGGCGATCTCGTCGAACGGCACGTCGAACATGTCGTGCAGCACGAACGCGAGCCGCTCGGCGGGCGAGAGCGTGTCGAGGACGACGAGCAGGGCGAGACCCACCGAGTCGGCGAGCAGCGCCTCCTCCTCGGGGTCCACGACCCGTTCGTGCGCGGTCGCCGGAAGCCGTTCCCCCTCCAGTTCCTCCTCGCGGCGGTGCTCGCGCGAGCGCAGCATGTTCAGGCACACGCGCGCGACCACCGTGGTCAGCCAGCCGCCCGGATTGCGCACCTCGGCCGTGTCCGCGCGGTCGACCCGCAGCCAGGCGTCCTGGAGTGCGTCGTCGGCCTCGCCGAGCGAGCCGAGCATCCGGTGGGCGACGGCCCGCAGCCGGCCCCGGTGCTCCTCGAACAGCTCCGCCATCCGCTCCCGATCGGACACGACGCCCATCCCTTCCCCCGAAGCGTTCACGGCAACTCGCGTGAGACCGCCGCGCGTTGCGCGCGCGGATTCCGCCGGAACCCTAGAACACCGCCGTCCCGCCCCGCGTCAGCTTCCAGTTGGTGGTCGCGAAGTCCGCGGGGTTCAGTGTGCCCTTCGTCGTCACGTAGTCGATCATCAACCGGCGGATCTCGTTCGTCGAGCTGTAGGCGATGTCGGCGGCGGCGACGTGCGGGTGGCCGGAGCCGCCGTTGGCGCGGTGGTTGTTGACGGCAACGACCTGGTCGTCGGCGGCGGCGGTGCCGTCGTAGGTGAGGTTCTTGATCCTCGACCTCTTGGGCCGCGCGATTGTCGATGTCGTACGAGACGCCGGTGCCGACGGCCGTGTTGACGTACTTCGAATCTCCCGGTCAACAAGGGGAAAGAGGCGGTGGGCGCCCGTGCGGGACCGGCCGTCCGGCCCTCACGTCGACTCCCGTACCACCAGCCGGCACGGCACCGTGTGCACCCCTGGGGCGAGTCCCTCGTCGATCGCCTCCAGCAGCCGCAGCGCAGCGATGCGGCCGATCTCCGCGAGGTTCATGTCGATCGTGGTGAGCGGCGGCCGGGAGGCCACGGCCATGGTGTCCCAGTTGTCGTAGCCGACGACCGCGATGTCACCGGGCACGTTCACGCCCCGCTCGCGCAGCGCGTCCGCGATCCCCCGCGCTATCTGGTCGTTTCCGCAGAAGAAGGCGTCCGTGTCCGGGGCCGTGCGCAGCACCGCGTCGGCGGCGCGGCGGCCCCACGCCTCGCTCCACTCGCCGAAGTGGACCCGGCCGGTGGACAGGTCCAGCCCGGCGTCCGACAGGTGTTCGAGCCCGTGTCGGGCGCGGTCGCGGGCGGCCGCGTGGTGCTCCGGGCCGGTGACGTGCGCGATCCGGGTGCGGCCGGCGGACAGGAGGTGCTCGACGGCGAGGCGGGCGCCGCCCCGGTCGTCGGAGACGACGGAGGTGTCGGCCGGGTCGGTCGAGGGCGACAGGGCGTAGACCACGGGGATCGACTCGAGGCCGCTGATGCCGGTCAGCGGCGGGCGCGGGTCGGTACGGCGGCCGGTGACGATGATGCCGTCGACCCGGCGGTCGATGAGGTTGCGCAGATGGTGCTGCTCCCGGATCGCGTCACCGCGGGTGTCGCACAGCAGCACCGAGATCTTGCCGGCGCCGAGCGCGTCCTCGGCGCCGAGCAGGACGGGGGTGCTGAACCGGCCGATGCCGTCCGTCGTCATCAGGCCGACCGTCCAGCTGCGGCCGGTGTGCAGGCTCTGGGCGTGCTGGTTGGGCCGGAACCCGAGTTCGGCCACGGCGTCCAGGACCCGCTGGCGGGTTTCCGGGCGCATCCGGCCGGCGCCGCTCAGCGCCTTCGACGCCGTGCCCACGCTGACGCCCGCCAGCGCGGCGACGTCGGCGAGCTTGGCCCGGCCGACGGGGGGAGAGCCTGGAGCACCAGCAGCAGAGGTCACGAGCAAACCTTTTCCTTGGCGAGAACGGCGCCCACCATCCTGACAGGCACCGCAGTCGCCTGCCACCCCGTGGGCAAGCTGAAAAAACACTTGCCGCGACTCTTGACCACGATTGTCGCCTGCCCTCATCTTTCTCGTCAGGAAAACGATTGCTCAACCGCGTCTCCCGACCCTCGGAGAGCCATGCCCCGCACCCCCTCCGTCCCGCCCTCCCCCACGGGTCCCGTCCGCCTCGGCCCGGACGCCCGTGCCGTGCTGCGCCCGGCCACCGTCGGACTCGACGCGGGCTTCTGGCACACCCGGCGCGAGGTCAACGCCCACACCTCCGTCCCGCAGGGCCCCGGCCTGCTGGAGTCGGCCGGCAACCTGCACAACCTGCGGCTCGCGGCCGGCACCGCCGAGGGCGAGTTCCGAGGCGGGTACCCCTTCGTCGACACGGACGTCTACAAGTGGCTGGAGGCGGCGGCCTGGCAGCTCGCCCAGGAGCCGTCCGGGGATCTCGAGGCCCACGTCGACCGGATCACCGCCCTGGTCGCCGACGCCCAGCAGCCCGACGGCTACCTCAACACCTGGTTCCAGCTGGTCAAGGGCGGTGAGCGCTACCAGGACCTGCGCTGGGGCCACGAGCTGTACTGCGCGGGCCATCTGATCCAGGCCGCCGTCGCCCACCACCGGGTCACCGGCCGCACCGAACTCCTCGATGTGGCCCGCCGGTTCGCCGACCAGGTCGACTCCGTCTTCGGCCCGCCCGGCAGCGGCAAGCCCATCGACGGCATCGACGGCCACCCGGAGGTCGAGACCGCCCTGGTCGAGCTGTACCGGGAGACCGGCGAGCGCCGCTATCTCGACCTCGCCGCCTACTTCGTCGACCGCCACGGCCACGGTCTGCTCGGCGGCGAGGCCTACTGCCAGGACCGCGTCCCGCTGCGCGAGGCGACGAACGTCGAGGGCCACGCCGTACGGCAGCTCTATCTGCTGGCCGCCGCCGCCGACCTCGCCACCGAGACCGGCGACCCGGGGCTCCGTGCCGCCGCCGAACGGTTGTGGCAGGCCATGACCACCACCAAGACCCACCTCACCGGCGGGCTCGGCGCCCACCACGACGAGGAGGACTTCGGCGACCCGTACGAACTCCCCAACGAGCGCGCCTACTGCGAGACCTGCGCCGCCATCGCCTCCGTCCAGTGGAGCTGGCGGATGGCCCTGCTCACCGGCGAGGCCCGCTACTCCGACCTCATCGAACGCACCCTCTACAACGGCTTCCTGGCCGGTGTCTCCCTCGACGGCGAGCGCTGGCTGTACGTCAACCCGCTCCAGGTCCGCGACGGACACACCGACCCCGGCGGCGACCAGTCGGCCCGCCGCACCCGCTGGTTCCGCTGCGCGTGCTGCCCGCCCAACGTGATGCGCCTCCTCGCGAGCCTGGAGCACTACCTGGCCAGCGGTGACGACGACGGTCTCCAGATCCACCAGTATGTGGCCGGCCGCTACCGCAGCGACCTGGCGGTGGTCCGCGCCGAGACCGACTACCCCTGGCACGGCACCGTCGCCCTCACCGTCGAGGAGACCCCCGCCGACCGCCCCTGGACGCTGTCCCTGCGCATCCCCGAGTGGTGCCGCGAGTTCCGTGTGCGCTGCGGGGACCGTACGTACGACGCTCCCGCGGCCGACGGCTGGCTGCGGCTGGAGCGGACCTGGGCCCCCGGCGACCGGGTCGTCCTGGAACTCACGCTGGAGCCGCGGCTCACCGCCGCCGACCCGCGCGTGGACGCCGTACGCGGCTGCGTCGCGATCGAACGCGGGCCGCTCGTGTACTGCCTGGAAGGGGTCGACCACCCCGGCGGCGGACTGGACGACGTCGTCGTCGACACCACCCGGCCGCTCGCCGTGAAGCACCGCCCCGACCTGCTCGGCGGCGTCACCACGGTCGTGGCGGCGGGCCGGCGGCGGCACCTCCCGGACCCGGGCTGGTGGCCGTACGCCCCCGCCGACCAGTCGCCCCGACACCCCCGACAGGAGGGCGAGCCGGTCGAGTTGACCGCCGTCCCCTACTACGCCTGGGCCAACCGCGAGGACGGCGGCATGCGCGTCTGGCTGCCCACCTCCTGAAAACCTCCCGCCCCAAGAGCTCTACGACAACGAGGTCACCCCGTGATACCCACCAGCCGCACACTCCTCGCCGCACTCGCCGCCGTCGGCACGCTCGCCTCCCTCACCGCCTGCGGAGGCGGCTCCGACGAAGGCTCGGGCTCCTCCGACGCGTCCGGCGGGACGTACACCTTCTGGGACCCGTACCCGCAGTTCGACGCCTCCTCCCCGTGGGGCAAGCTCGTCGGCGAGTGCGGGACGAAGGCCGGGGTCACCGTCAAGCGCACCGCCTACGACACCACCGACCTCGGCAACAAGGCGCTGCTGGCGGCCCAGCAGGGCAACGCGCCCGACGTGATGCTGGTGGACAACCCGGTCGTCTCCACGCTCGTGGAGGCGGGCATCCTCAACAAGACGAGCGACCTCGGCCTCGACACCAAGGCCATCCAGAAGAACATCATCGGCGCGGGCACCATCGACGACGCCTCCTACGGCGTCCCGATCGGCGCCAACACGCTCGCCCTCTACTACAACAAGAAGGTCCTGACGGCGGCCGGCGTCGACCCTGCGTCCATCAAGGACTGGACCTCCCTGACCGCCGCCCTGCGGAAGGTGAAGGACGCCGGCAAGAAGGGCATCACGTTCTCCGCGATCAACACGGAGGAGGGCAGCTTCCAGTTCCTGCCGTGGTTCTGGGGTGCGGGCGGGGACCTGACCGAGCTCGACTCGGACAAGGGAGTCGCCGCCCTCTCGCTGTGGAAGCAGTGGGTGGACGACGGGCTGGCCCCCAAGGACGTTCTGCAGAACACCCAGACCACCAGCTGGCAGGAGTTCGCCACCGGCGACTACGCGTTCGGTGAGAACGGCACCTGGCAGCTCGGCAACGCCGACAAGGCCGGCTTCGACTACGGAGTCGTCAACATCCCCGGCCAGAAGGGCGGTTCGGCGCCGGTGCCGACGGGCGGCGAGTTCGTCACCGTGCCCGTGCAGAAGGACAGCGCGCGCTACGACGTCACCAAGAAGATCGTCGAGTGTCTGACCAACGATACGAACCTGCTGGCCACGGACACCACGCTGGCGTACATCGCCCCGACGGCCGCCGTGCAGTCCGAGCAGGTGAAGGCCAACCCGAAGCTCGAGCCGTGGGTGCGCGCGGTCGCCGCGGCCCGCGGCCGTACCAGCGGTGGCCTGGGCTCGAAGTACCCCACCATCTCCCAGCCCCTGTGGACGGCCGTCCAGTCGGCCCTGTCCGGCGGCAAGAGCCCGCAGGCCGCCCTGGACACGGCCCAGTCGAGCGCCGAGAAGGGCTAGGACCGCCGCCATGACCCTGGCCCGAGTCGACCGCCCGCGGCGGGCCCCGGCCGTGCGGGAGGCGGACGTCACCGACACCCTGCCGCTACGGCGCCGGCACCGGCGCAGAGCCCGCCTGACCGCCCTCGCCTTCGTCGCGCCACTGCTGGCCTACCTCGCCGCGTTCTACGTCTATCCGCTCTACCGCAACCTCGACCTGAGCCTGCGCGACTACACCGTCCGGTCGTTCGTGGCGGGGGACGCGCCGTTCTCCGGCTGGGCCAACTTCCAGAAGGTCCTGGACGACCCGACGTTCGGCCCGGCGATGCGCCACACCATGATCTTCACCTTCGTGTCGATCGCCTTCCAGTACGCCGTCGGGCTCGCTCTCGCCGTCTTCTTCAACCGGCACTTCCGGCTGGCCCCGACCCTGCGCGCACTGTTCCTGATCCCCTGGCTGCTGCCCCTCATCGTGTCGGCGTCGACGTGGTCGTGGATGTTCAACAGCGAGTCGGGCGTCGTGAACTACTTCCTGCACTTCTTCGGCGTCGACGCGGTCGGCTGGCTCACCTCGCCGGACTGGGCGCTCACCTCGGTGATCGTCGCCAACATCTGGATCGGCATCCCGTTCAACCTCGTCATCCTCCACAGCGGCCTGCAGAACATCCCCGGCGAGCTCTACGAGGCGGCCGCCCTGGACGGGGCGAGCGCCTGGCAGCAGTTCCGCCGGATCACCTTCCCGCTGCTGCGCCCGGTGTCGGCGATCACCCTGCTGCTCGGCCTCGTCTACACCCTCAAGGTGTTCGACCTGATCTGGATCATGACCAAGGGCGGCCCGGGCGACGCCTCGTCCACCCTGGCGACCTGGTCGTACCAGCTCGGCTTCGGCACGTTGCTGCCCAAGTTCGGGCCGGGGGCGGCGGTCGGCGACATCCTCATCCTCATCGCCCTCGTCTTCGGCCTGCTGTACATCCGCGTCCAGAGGAGGCAGGAAGCGTGAAACGCCGTACGTCCTCCCGCCGCCACACGGTCATCGGGGTCGCCCTCACCGCGCTGATGCTGTTCCCGGTGTACTGGATGCTGAACGTGTCCCTCACCCCGCAGCAGGACATGCGCAAGACCCCGCCCGACCTGTTTCCCCTCCACCCCACCTTCGAGGGCTACCGGGCCGTTCTCGACGACCAGCTGCCGTACCTCGGCACCAGTCTCCTGATCGGCCTCGGCACGGTCGCCCTCACCCTCGTCCTCGCCGCCCCGGCCGGCTACGCGCTGGCGAAGCTCCGCCCGCTCGGCGGCGGCGCCCTCGGCCTGGTCCTGCTGGTCGCCCAGATGATCCCCGGCATCGTCATGGCGATGGGCTTCTACGGCATCTTCCTCGACCTCGGTCTGCTCAACTCCTGGTGGGGGCTGATCGTCGCCGACTCCACCATCGCCGTTCCCTTCGGCGTCATGATCTTCACCGCGTTCATGTCGGGCATCCCCGGCGAGCTCATCGCCGCCTCCCGCATCGACGGCGCCGGCACCTTCCGCACCTTCTGGTCGGTCGTCCTGCCGGTGAGCCGCAACGCCGTCGTCACCGTGTCGCTCTTCGGCTTCCTGTGGGCCTGGTCCGACTTCGTCTTCGCCAACACCCTCGACGGCGGCGGCGACCTGAGGCCGATCACCCTCGGCATCTACAAGTACATCGGCAACAACAACCAGGAGTGGAACGCGATCATGGCCACCGCCGTCGTCGCCTCCGTCCCCGCGACGGTCCTGCTGGTACTCGCCCAGCGTTACGTGGCCGCGGGTGTGACCGCCGGCGCGGTGAAGGACTGACGACCCCCTTCCCATTCCCTCCTTCGAGGAGAACCCCTGTCATGAGCCGCACAAGAAAGCTGACCAGCGTCCTCGGCGTCGCCGCCCTGGCCGCCACCGCCGCCCTCGCCACCGGAGCCCCGGCCGAGGCGGTACCCACCTCCGCCACCACCCTGGTCGTCAACGCGAACCAGATCCTGCGCCCGGTCACCCACGTGGCGACCGGCAGCCTCTACGGCCTCGCCGACAACAGCACGCCCGCCGACAGCCTGGTCACCCCGCTCAAGCCGAACACCTTCGTGCAGATGGCGCCGGGCGGCTCCCAACTGCCCAACGGCGAACCACGGCCCGCGGGAGACGCACTCGTCGTGGCGCCGAAGGCGGCCCGCGCGGGCGCCAAGGTGGTGGTGCGGATGCCCGACTGGTACCCGAACTTCCCCTACAAGTGGGTCGGCTGGAGCGACTGGCTGTCCGCGGTCGACAAGCAGGTCACGTCCGTGCGGTCGTCCGGCGCGAGCAACATCAGCGCGTACGAACTGTGGAACGAACCCGACTGGACCTGGGACACCGCCAACGCGGGCGCCTTCAACGCGGGGTGGGCGCGTACGTTCAACGAGGTCCGCGCCCATGACACCTCGACCCCGGTCCAGGGCCCGAGCCACTCCGCCTGGAACCAGTCCTGGATGAGCTCGTTCCTCACCGACGCCAAGGCGAGCGGCACGGTCCCCGACGTCATCGCCTGGCACGAACTCCAGGGCAGCGCGAACATCGCCGCGCACGTCTCCGCTTACCGCTCCCTGGAGTCGAGCCTCGGCATCAGTCCCCGCCCGATCGCGATCGAGGAGTACGGCACCCCCGACGAGATGGGCAACTCCGGTGCCCTGATCGGTTACGCCGCCAAGTTCGAGCGGACGGGAGTCCGGGACGCCGAACTCGCCTTCTGGAACCACTACGGCACCCTCGGCGACACCCTCACCGACACCGGCGGGTCGCCCAACGGCTCGTACTGGACGTACAGGTGGTACGGCGACATGACCGGGAACATGCTGGTCACCACGCCACCCGCCCAGACGGGTATCGACGGCATCGCCTCCCGCAACAGCGCCGGCACCCAGATCAGCGTGGTCGCGGGCGGCTGCACCGGCTCCTGCGCGGTGACCGTGAACGGTCTGTCGTCCCTGTCGGCCTTCGGCAGCACGGTCCACGTGAAGCTGGAGTACTCCCCCGGCACCGGCCGCACGACCGCGTCGCCCGGCCCGATCACCGTCTCCGACGCCGACTACACCGTCAGCGGTGGCTCCCTCACCGTGCCCGTCACCATGAACGCCGCCGACGGCTACCACCTGGTGATCACCCCGAGCGGCACCAACACCTCGCTCGCCGGCCGCTACCAGATCACCAACAAGAACAGCGGTCTGGCCCTCGACACCCTCAACGCGGGCACCGCGCAGGGCACCTCGGTGGTCCAGGCGACGTCCACCACCGGCACCGACCAGAACTGGACCCTGACGGCCGCCGGTTCGGGCCTGTACAGGATCGTCAACCAGAAGAGCGGCCTGCTGCTCGGCATCGACGCCATGAGCACCGCCGACGGCGGAGCCGCCCTGATCTGGGGCGACAACGGCACCGCCGACCACCTGTGGCAGCTCCTCCCGGCCCGCGACGGCTACTACAAGATCGCCAACTACAACAGCGGCCGGCTGCTGGGCGTGAACGCCATGAGCACCTCGTCCGGCGCCCAGGTCCTCCAGTGGAGCGACAACGGCACCGCGGACCACCTGTGGAGGCTGACCTCGCGCTGAGGCGACAGGCACCTGTGCCCCTGGCCGATGTCGGCGGCCAGGGGCACAGGCAGGTCCGGAGCTAGATGAACGAGTTGATCTCGATCGTCTCGGTCCGGCCCGGGCCGACGCCGATCGCGGAGATCGGCGCGCCCGACATCTCCTCCAGCGCCTTCACGTAGTCCTGCGCGTTCTTCGGCAGGTCGGCGAAGGTCTTGGCCTTGGTGATGTCCTCCGACCAGCCGGGCAGGTTCTCGTAGACCGGCTTCGCGTGGTGGAAGTCGGACTGCGAGTACGGCAGTTCCTCCACCCGCTTGCCGTCGATCTCGTAGGCCACGCAGACCGGGATCTGCTCCCAGCCGGTCAGGACGTCCAGCTTGGTGAGGAAGAAGTCCGTCAGGCCGTTGACCCGGGTCGCGTACCGCGCGATCACCGCGTCGAACCAGCCGCAGCGGCGGTCACGGCCGGTGGTCACGCCCCGCTCGCCGCCGATGCGGCGCAGCGCGTCGCCGTCCGCGTCGAACAGCTCCGTCGGGAAGGGCCCGGAACCGACCCGGGTCGTGTACGCCTTCAGGATGCCGATGACCCGGCTGATCTTCGTCGGACCGACTCCGGCGCCGGTGCAGGCACCGCCCGCGGTCGGGTTGCTGGAGGTGACGAACGGGTACGTCCCGTGGTCGATGTCCAGCAGGGTGCCCTGGCCGCCCTCGAAGAGGACCACCTTGTCGTCCTCGAGCGCCTGGTTGAGGACCAGGACGGTGTCGGCGACGTACGGGGCGAGCCGGTCGGCGTAGGTCAGCAGCTCCTCGACCACCTGATCGACGGAGATCGCCCGCCGGTTGTAGAGCTTGGTGAGGATCTGGTTCTTGACGTCGAGAGCCGCCTCGACCTTCTGGGTCAGGATCGACTCGTCGTACAGGTCCTGCACGCGGATACCGACGCGGTTGATCTTGTCCGCGTAGGTCGGCCCGATCCCGCGCCCGGTGGTGCCGATCTTGCGCTTTCCGAGGAAGCGTTCCGTCACCTTGTCGACAGTGACGTTGTACGGCGTGATGATGTGAGCGTTTCCGCTGATCAGGAGCTTGGACGTGTCGACGCCACGCTCGTTCAGCCCGTTCAGCTCGGAGAACAGGACCGACGGGTCGACGACGACGCCGTTGCCGATGACCGGGGTACACCCCGGGGACAGGATTCCGGAAGGGAGGAGGTGGAGGGCATACTTCTGATCGCCCACGACTACTGTGTGGCCGGCGTTGTTACCGCCCTGGTAACGCACCACGTAGTCCACCGACCCGCCGAGCAGGTCGGTCGCCTTTCCCTTGCCTTCGTCACCCCACTGAGCACCGAGCAGCACAAGTGCGGGCACGCGCGTACACCCCTTCCGGGCGGGGCATGTCCAAGGCCAGGGGCGTACGCGGCACTGCTCGTGCCTCGTACACCGGCGACCTTCGTTGGTCGCGACCCGTCGGACCGGATGCCCCGGAATAGACGAAGCCCCTGGCGCAATAGCGCAAGGGGCTCTTGCACAAAGATGCTACCCGAGGAAGCGAGGCATGACCGAGGTGGCGACTTCCGACCAGCTGCTGGTGGTCATCGACCCGGTCGCCCGAAGGACGGACGGCGAGTCTGTACGGATCGCGAAAGACGTGCTCAGCGCGGGTGCGGCGACCAAAGTGTGCCTTCCGGAGGGGCCCGAGGAATTCGCCCGGGTACTCCAGCGAAGAGGTTCGCGCAGGCCCGTCGTGATCGGCGACGACCGGGCTCTGGTGCGTGCGGTGTCCCTGCTGCACCGGCAGCGGGAACTGGCCGGATGTGCGCTGTCGCTGGTTCCGGTCGGCGGTGTGCTGTCCCTGGCCCGCTCCCTGGGCGTGCCCACGGGCGCGGTCGCGGCGGCCCGGGCCGTCCTGGAGGGGGCCGAACGGCGACTGGACCTGATGGTCGACGAGAGCGACGGGGTGGTGCTGGGGGCGCTGCGGATTCCGCCCCTGGTGTGGGGCCCGGAGGACGAGGAGGACACGGAGGCGCCGGGCGCGCTGTCCGGTGCGGCCTTCGGCTCCGGCCACCTCTGGGTACGCACGTGCCAGTCCCTCGTACGGACCCTGGTGACGGCGCGCCCGGCCCGCTCCCCCTCTCCGGCGGCCGCCCCCGGCCCCTCCCGCCTGCGCGTGGAGGTCGACGGGGTCACGCTGGTCGACCTGGGCCAGCCGATAGACGGCCTGTCGGTCGCACCGGGCGAGCCGGGACTGGCCGCGGTCGAGGTCCGCCCGGTGTCGGTGGGCGCCGAGGCCACACCGCTGTTCGCGGAGGGACGGCGGGTGACGGTGTCGGGAGCGGACTTCCGCTACCGGGCGGACGCGGCGGTGTCCGGGCCGGTCCGGACCCGGACCTGGACCGTGCGGAAGGCCGCCTGGGGACTGACCCTGCCGTGACGGAGGCCCGGTTTTCACCGGCCTGGCGGGCGCGGTCGCGGCGGCCCGGGCGGTCCTGGACGAGGCCGAACGGCGATTGGACCTGCTTGGCCCGGTGATCACCGGGCCTGGTGACCACCGGCCGGAACGCGGAGGTCGGATACCGCCGACCTTCACACGGTGAAGGTCGACGGCAGGGCCACGCTCCCCGACCCGGTCGGCGTCGAGCTCGACACAGGCGAGCTCAAGCCCTACAGGGACTGAGTCGCTCCGGCCGGGAGGGCGTCCGACTCGTCCTTCAGGGCGACTCCCGTCGCCCCCAGCTCCCGCGCCCGCTCCATCAGGACCGCGAGCCTGCCCGCCGCCGTCTCGTAGGCCAGTCCCCGTGGCGGCCGGATGTTGGACAGGCAGTTGCGGTCGGCGTCCGTCGTCACCCCCGGCTCCGGCCGGTGGGTGAGGTAGGCGCCCAGCGAGTCCGCCGCCGACATCCCGGGGCGTTCGCCGACGAGGACCACCACCATGGCCGCGCCCATCGTGAACGCGATGTCGTCGCCGAGGGCCACGCGGGCCTGTTCGGCCAGGACGACGGGGGCCACCCGCCAGTGGGCCGGCAGGCGCGAGGCGGTCTCCCGGACCATCGCCGCCGCGTGCTCGTGCACCGCCCGGCTGGACAGCCCGTCCGCGACCACGAACACCACGTCCCACCCCTCGGACGGGAGGTGCGCGCGGTCCGTGGCGTCGAGACACCGGCCCAGGTCCGGCCGCTGGAGATAGGTGAGCCGGTCGGGAGCGGCGCTGCGGACCCGTACGGTCGGCATGCCGGTCAGCGCCGCCGCGACCGTGTCCGGGTCGAAGGGCGAGTGCACCGCGTCCCGGGCGGCCGCGTGCGCGGCCTGGAGTTCCAGGCGGTGGCCGGTCGGCAGTCCGGAGCCGGCCCGTCCCAGTCCGATACGGGCCTGGGTGTGCCGGCGCAGGGCCGACCAGAGCGCCACATCGCCGGTGCCCTGAGCCACTTGCCGGTCCGTCATGCCGCCAGCTCCCTTCCGATGGCGGTGAGCGGATGCGCCGTACCCGACACGTCCCTGATCGCTCCGCCCTCACCCAGCAGCCCGATCGACCCCAGCCATGCCTCGAACTCCGGGGCCGGGCGCAGTCCCAGCACCTCCCGCACATACAACGCGTCGTGGTACGAGGCCGACTGGTAGTTCAGCATGATGTCGTCGCCGCCCGGAGTGCAGATCACGAACGAGGCCCCGGCGACGCCCAGCATCGTCAGCATGGTCGCGATGTCGTCGTCATCGGCGTCGGCGTGGTTGGTGTAGCAGATGTCCAGACCCATCGGCAGGCCGAGCAGCTTGCCGCAGAAGTGGTCCTCCAGGGCGGCCCGCAGGATCTGACGGCCGTCGTACAGGTACTCCGGGCCGATGAAGCCCACCACCGTGTTCACCAGCAGCGGGTCGTACCGGCGCGCGACCGCGTACGCCCTCGTCTCCACCGTCTGCTGGTCCACCCCGTGGTGCGCGTTCGCCGACAACGCGCTGCCCTGGCCCGTCTCGAAGTACATGACGTTGTCGCCGACCGTGCCCCGGTTCAGCGCGCGGGCCGCCTCGTGCGCCTCGTCCAGCATCGACAGCGTGACCCCGAACGACGCGTTCGCCGCCTGTGTGCCCGCGACGGACTGGAAGACCAGGTCGACCGGGGCGCCGCGCTCCATCAGGTCCACGCTCGTCGTGACATGGCACAGCACGCAGGACTGGGTCGGGATCGCGTACCGCCGGATCACCCCGTCGAGCAGCTCCAGCAGGTCCCGTACCGCCCTCGGACTGTCGGTCGCCGGGTTGATGCCGATCACCGCGTCGCCGGAGCCCAGCAGCAGACCGTCCAGCAGGGCGGCGGCCACTCCGGCCGGGTCGTCGGTGGGGTGGTTGGGCTGGAGGCGGGTGGCCAGGCGGCCCGGCAGGCCGATGGTCGAGCGGAACGCCGTCACCACCCGCACCCTGCGCGCCACGGCCACCAGGTCCGCGTTGCCCATCAGCTTGGACACCGCGGCCACCATCTCGGGCGTCAGCCCCGGGGCGAGCGCGGCCAGCGCCGACGCGTCGGCCGCCTCCGACAGCAGCCACTCCCGGAACGCGCCGACCGTCAGCGCGGCCACCGGCGCGAAGGCCGCCGCGTCGTGGGTGTCGACGATCAGCCGGGTCACGTCGTCGCTCTCGTACGGGATCACCGGCTCGGCGAGAAACTCCGCGAGCGGCACCTCCGCCAACGCCCACCGGGCCGCGACGCGCTCCCGCGCCGAGGCGGCGGCGAGCCCGGCCAGCCGGTCGCCGGAGCGCTCGGGGCTCGCGGCGGCGAGCAGGCGCGCGAGGGAGTCGAAGCGGTAGCGGTGG
It includes:
- a CDS encoding LacI family DNA-binding transcriptional regulator — protein: MTSAAGAPGSPPVGRAKLADVAALAGVSVGTASKALSGAGRMRPETRQRVLDAVAELGFRPNQHAQSLHTGRSWTVGLMTTDGIGRFSTPVLLGAEDALGAGKISVLLCDTRGDAIREQHHLRNLIDRRVDGIIVTGRRTDPRPPLTGISGLESIPVVYALSPSTDPADTSVVSDDRGGARLAVEHLLSAGRTRIAHVTGPEHHAAARDRARHGLEHLSDAGLDLSTGRVHFGEWSEAWGRRAADAVLRTAPDTDAFFCGNDQIARGIADALRERGVNVPGDIAVVGYDNWDTMAVASRPPLTTIDMNLAEIGRIAALRLLEAIDEGLAPGVHTVPCRLVVREST
- a CDS encoding glycoside hydrolase family 127 protein, whose protein sequence is MPRTPSVPPSPTGPVRLGPDARAVLRPATVGLDAGFWHTRREVNAHTSVPQGPGLLESAGNLHNLRLAAGTAEGEFRGGYPFVDTDVYKWLEAAAWQLAQEPSGDLEAHVDRITALVADAQQPDGYLNTWFQLVKGGERYQDLRWGHELYCAGHLIQAAVAHHRVTGRTELLDVARRFADQVDSVFGPPGSGKPIDGIDGHPEVETALVELYRETGERRYLDLAAYFVDRHGHGLLGGEAYCQDRVPLREATNVEGHAVRQLYLLAAAADLATETGDPGLRAAAERLWQAMTTTKTHLTGGLGAHHDEEDFGDPYELPNERAYCETCAAIASVQWSWRMALLTGEARYSDLIERTLYNGFLAGVSLDGERWLYVNPLQVRDGHTDPGGDQSARRTRWFRCACCPPNVMRLLASLEHYLASGDDDGLQIHQYVAGRYRSDLAVVRAETDYPWHGTVALTVEETPADRPWTLSLRIPEWCREFRVRCGDRTYDAPAADGWLRLERTWAPGDRVVLELTLEPRLTAADPRVDAVRGCVAIERGPLVYCLEGVDHPGGGLDDVVVDTTRPLAVKHRPDLLGGVTTVVAAGRRRHLPDPGWWPYAPADQSPRHPRQEGEPVELTAVPYYAWANREDGGMRVWLPTS
- a CDS encoding extracellular solute-binding protein — translated: MIPTSRTLLAALAAVGTLASLTACGGGSDEGSGSSDASGGTYTFWDPYPQFDASSPWGKLVGECGTKAGVTVKRTAYDTTDLGNKALLAAQQGNAPDVMLVDNPVVSTLVEAGILNKTSDLGLDTKAIQKNIIGAGTIDDASYGVPIGANTLALYYNKKVLTAAGVDPASIKDWTSLTAALRKVKDAGKKGITFSAINTEEGSFQFLPWFWGAGGDLTELDSDKGVAALSLWKQWVDDGLAPKDVLQNTQTTSWQEFATGDYAFGENGTWQLGNADKAGFDYGVVNIPGQKGGSAPVPTGGEFVTVPVQKDSARYDVTKKIVECLTNDTNLLATDTTLAYIAPTAAVQSEQVKANPKLEPWVRAVAAARGRTSGGLGSKYPTISQPLWTAVQSALSGGKSPQAALDTAQSSAEKG
- a CDS encoding carbohydrate ABC transporter permease, translating into MTLARVDRPRRAPAVREADVTDTLPLRRRHRRRARLTALAFVAPLLAYLAAFYVYPLYRNLDLSLRDYTVRSFVAGDAPFSGWANFQKVLDDPTFGPAMRHTMIFTFVSIAFQYAVGLALAVFFNRHFRLAPTLRALFLIPWLLPLIVSASTWSWMFNSESGVVNYFLHFFGVDAVGWLTSPDWALTSVIVANIWIGIPFNLVILHSGLQNIPGELYEAAALDGASAWQQFRRITFPLLRPVSAITLLLGLVYTLKVFDLIWIMTKGGPGDASSTLATWSYQLGFGTLLPKFGPGAAVGDILILIALVFGLLYIRVQRRQEA
- a CDS encoding carbohydrate ABC transporter permease; translated protein: MLFPVYWMLNVSLTPQQDMRKTPPDLFPLHPTFEGYRAVLDDQLPYLGTSLLIGLGTVALTLVLAAPAGYALAKLRPLGGGALGLVLLVAQMIPGIVMAMGFYGIFLDLGLLNSWWGLIVADSTIAVPFGVMIFTAFMSGIPGELIAASRIDGAGTFRTFWSVVLPVSRNAVVTVSLFGFLWAWSDFVFANTLDGGGDLRPITLGIYKYIGNNNQEWNAIMATAVVASVPATVLLVLAQRYVAAGVTAGAVKD